A single Polyodon spathula isolate WHYD16114869_AA chromosome 6, ASM1765450v1, whole genome shotgun sequence DNA region contains:
- the pax1a gene encoding paired box protein Pax-1a isoform X1, protein MEQTYGEVNQLGGVFVNGRPLPNAIRLRIVELAQLGIRPCDISRQLRVSHGCVSKILARYNETGSILPGAIGGSKPRVTTPNVVKNIRDYKQGDPGIFAWEIRDRLLADAVCDKYNVPSVSSISRILRNKIGNLSQPNQYESPKQQPSQPALPYNHIYQYPYPNPMSPTGTKMGNHPGVAVSAGHVSISRAWPSVHSVSNILGIRAFMDPTGAIAGTDGSYQPKIEDWSSVNRTFSTAHGVNCIDKSSIDPDIKYAQPASTLSSFVPACAYSSNQYGVYSAPAGGYVTPAHHWQSQSASLSHPASAMTMHGGEIHSPMAFKLPPRDAGHRKPPSPLSKQQHEALNNLHGHTIPASSS, encoded by the exons ATGG aacaaacGTATGGAGAGGTGAATCAGCTTGGCGGTGTGTTTGTCAATGGAAGACCCCTTCCTAATGCCATTAGGCTCAGAATTGTGGAGTTGGCCCAGCTCGGGATCAGACCGTGCGATATTAGCAGACAGTTAAGGGTCTCCCACGGGTGTGTGAGCAAGATTCTGGCTCGATACAACGAGACTGGCTCCATCCTACCCGGGGCGATCGGAGGCAGCAAACCTAGGGTCACAACCCCCAACGTGGTGAAAAATATAAGGGACTACAAGCAAGGGGACCCGGGCATTTTCGCTTGGGAGATCCGCGACAGACTTCTTGCAGATGCAGTCTGCGACAAGTATAACGTTCCCTCGGTCAGTTCAATAAGCAGGATTTTAAGGAACAAGATTGGAAATCTTTCCCAACCGAACCAATACGAATCCCCCAAGCAGCAACCTTCCCAGCCAGCCCTGCCTTACAACCACATTTACCAATATCCGTACCCAAACCCAATGTCACCCACCGGGACCAAAATGGGCAACCATCCCGGAGTCGCCGTCTCCGCAGGACATGTCAGCATTTCGAGAGCCTGGCCCTCAGTCCACTCTGTCAGCAACATCCTGGGAATAAGAGCGTTTATGGATCCTACAG GAGCTATCGCTGGTACAGATGGATCTTACCAGCCAAAAATAGAGGACTGGAGTAGTGTTAACAGAACATTTTCAACAGCTCACGGCGTGAATTGTATTGACAAATCATCTATCGACCCCGATATTAAATATGCACAG CCGGCTTCAACCCTGTCCAGTTTTGTCCCAGCTTGTGCCTATTCTTCCAATCAGTACGGCGTGTACAGCGCGCCTGCGGGGGGCTACGTGACCCCTGCGCACCACTGGCAGTCTCAAAGCGCGAGCCTGTCCCACCCAGCGAGCGCTATGACTATGCACGGCGGAGAAATCCACTCTCCAATGGCCTTTAAACTTCCACCAAGAGACG caggacacaGAAAACCTCCCAGTCCCTTAAGCAAACAACAGCACGAAGCTTTGAATAACTTACATGGACACACGATCCCCGCCTCTTCTTCATAA
- the pax1a gene encoding paired box protein Pax-1a isoform X2, producing MEQTYGEVNQLGGVFVNGRPLPNAIRLRIVELAQLGIRPCDISRQLRVSHGCVSKILARYNETGSILPGAIGGSKPRVTTPNVVKNIRDYKQGDPGIFAWEIRDRLLADAVCDKYNVPSVSSISRILRNKIGNLSQPNQYESPKQQPSQPALPYNHIYQYPYPNPMSPTGTKMGNHPGVAVSAGHVSISRAWPSVHSVSNILGIRAFMDPTGAIAGTDGSYQPKIEDWSSVNRTFSTAHGVNCIDKSSIDPDIKYAQPASTLSSFVPACAYSSNQYGVYSAPAGGYVTPAHHWQSQSASLSHPASAMTMHGGEIHSPMAFKLPPRDGHRKPPSPLSKQQHEALNNLHGHTIPASSS from the exons ATGG aacaaacGTATGGAGAGGTGAATCAGCTTGGCGGTGTGTTTGTCAATGGAAGACCCCTTCCTAATGCCATTAGGCTCAGAATTGTGGAGTTGGCCCAGCTCGGGATCAGACCGTGCGATATTAGCAGACAGTTAAGGGTCTCCCACGGGTGTGTGAGCAAGATTCTGGCTCGATACAACGAGACTGGCTCCATCCTACCCGGGGCGATCGGAGGCAGCAAACCTAGGGTCACAACCCCCAACGTGGTGAAAAATATAAGGGACTACAAGCAAGGGGACCCGGGCATTTTCGCTTGGGAGATCCGCGACAGACTTCTTGCAGATGCAGTCTGCGACAAGTATAACGTTCCCTCGGTCAGTTCAATAAGCAGGATTTTAAGGAACAAGATTGGAAATCTTTCCCAACCGAACCAATACGAATCCCCCAAGCAGCAACCTTCCCAGCCAGCCCTGCCTTACAACCACATTTACCAATATCCGTACCCAAACCCAATGTCACCCACCGGGACCAAAATGGGCAACCATCCCGGAGTCGCCGTCTCCGCAGGACATGTCAGCATTTCGAGAGCCTGGCCCTCAGTCCACTCTGTCAGCAACATCCTGGGAATAAGAGCGTTTATGGATCCTACAG GAGCTATCGCTGGTACAGATGGATCTTACCAGCCAAAAATAGAGGACTGGAGTAGTGTTAACAGAACATTTTCAACAGCTCACGGCGTGAATTGTATTGACAAATCATCTATCGACCCCGATATTAAATATGCACAG CCGGCTTCAACCCTGTCCAGTTTTGTCCCAGCTTGTGCCTATTCTTCCAATCAGTACGGCGTGTACAGCGCGCCTGCGGGGGGCTACGTGACCCCTGCGCACCACTGGCAGTCTCAAAGCGCGAGCCTGTCCCACCCAGCGAGCGCTATGACTATGCACGGCGGAGAAATCCACTCTCCAATGGCCTTTAAACTTCCACCAAGAGACG gacacaGAAAACCTCCCAGTCCCTTAAGCAAACAACAGCACGAAGCTTTGAATAACTTACATGGACACACGATCCCCGCCTCTTCTTCATAA